From the Athene noctua chromosome 22, bAthNoc1.hap1.1, whole genome shotgun sequence genome, one window contains:
- the LOC141969146 gene encoding C-type natriuretic peptide 1-like, whose amino-acid sequence MKMNMKLLSCPGFLLLLIVSQNQARARPISSLQSLSKLLDEDLEHPLVSEERDHEQDNMIPAGAFDQQDAEFQWTRNTRDQPEGMSMGDSAVQRFFSDLLSLPRRYRARSKKGLSRGCFGVKLDRIGSLSGLGC is encoded by the exons ATGAAGATGAACATGAAACTCCTTTCTTGCCCTGGATTCCTTCTGCTGCTTATTGTCAGTCAAAACCAGGCaagggccaggcccatctccagCTTACAG AGTCTGTCCAAACTGTTAGATGAGGACCTGGAGCATCCCCTGGTCTCAGAAGAGAGGGACCATGAGCAAGACAACATGATCCCAGCAGGTGCCTTTGATCAGCAAGACGCTGAATTCCAGTGGACCAGAAACACCAGGGACCAGCCTGAGGGCATGTCCATGGGTGACAGTGCTGTCCAGAGATTCTTCAGTGACCTCCTAAGTTTACCCCGTAGATACCGAGCCAGAAGCAAAAAGGGCCTCTCCAGGGGCTGTTTTGGTGTGAAGCTGGACAGAATTGGGTCACTGAGTGGACTGGGATGCTAA